The segment aatttttaaatgacttttttccttttttaattcttCCTTTTATACATCTCCTTCAGATACTCCCTCCTCTCACAATCTGCCTCTGTCATGGACATCATGAAGAAAGTTCTCTCCTTCACTGAGGCCCTGTATAGCTTGCTTGTCATGATGCTGACACTGGGCCGGTGCATTCGTTCAATGCCTGTTCCTACTGATGTCCCCATGTGCACTGCCTCTGAAACAGCTCAGTACAGCCTCACGTTTACCGGAAAATGGACACAGGCAGCTTTTCCTAAGCAGTATCCTGTCTATCGCCCGCCTGCACAGTGGTCAAACCTTATCGGTAGGAGCAACAACGCTAAAGGCTTTCCTACCATTCCCACTACTTTATAAGAGATGTGGAACAGTATTAACAAAATCTTAACAATGTAATTGAATatgataatgaaatacaaaGTCAGAAGATAAATAAGGCTCTAATTGTTCAATTTACCAGTAAAAATCTCCCAAAAATTACCTGCTTTTAAAAGCAGAGAGGATTAGTCGAAATACAAAGCTTGTCTGGCTGTTTTGAGTGCTGGATTATTAAAAAGTCTGTAGTTACACAAGTCATTTAACATCCTTGTAAACTCAATATTACCGACTAATATCTGTTGGAGCCGTTATTTCAACCCTCTCCTTCCCTCCCCTCTACTCTAGGAGTGACCCACAGCTCTGACTACCACATGTGGCAACGTAATGAGTTTGCCAGCAACGGAGTGAGGGAGTTTGCAGAAAAAGGCGAGGCCTGGACTATCATGAAGGAAGTCGAGACGGCCGGCGAACGCATTCAGAGCGTTTATGGGATCCTCTCTGCTCCTGCTGTTGTGGGAGGAACGGGCCAGATGAACACTGAGTTTGAGGTCTTTGCCAGGCACTCATATGTAAGTGTCTCAACTGCTGGCTACCTTCAGTCTGAGTCAGGGCATTGAGTACATGAGAAGCTTTTTGCTGACAGCTCTGTATACATAACAAGGTAGTGTAAAGCCTTATTCTGGCCTGCATCAAAATCCTGAATAATTTCTCTAGAAATCTTGAAAACTACAACTCTTGTTCAGTTCAaggtaaacttttttttccttcaaatcTTTATTATCACTGAAAAattatttgtaataaaatgtgTCTGGCATTACAATCACACACATTTTGAAATAAACCTAGATAAACTGAGCTATTGTGAGGTTATATTCTATAAGGCTGCTTTGAGGCCATGTCCCAGCAATTTAAGTGTTAGAAAATTATTACTGCTACCAAAAGAAATGCTTAGTAATACTATAGAAATACAACCAGGACtttaaaaccagtaaaataaaaaaaaaaatccttaattaAACCAAAGAAgtgtctttttaaatacataaaaacttgTCATGTCATCACTGACTGTAGACAATATAAAGAACCACAACAAAGTAGATTCTGTTGATGGAGTTAtgttccagtaaaaccagttccagactgttttttttccatgtgttcAACTCTAAAGAGAGACACCTACATGTGGCGATCCACAGATGTATGTCAGCACTTTACTattaaacttttgactggtaagTCTCTGGCTCAGACATGAAATTAGAAACACCTAAATTTGTTTAGAAATAAGCCATCGAGCGATCATACGCTGCCTAACATACAAAACCCAGGTGATACTAGAACACATGTGGCAGGCGTGTCCAAAgacggtcctcgagggccgctgtcctgcaggttttcaacgtttcctgcttcaacacacctgactcagatgaAATGGATCCATGAAACcagcaggattgtggcccttgaagACAGGAGATGGACACCCCTGACATTTGGGGTCAGAATTACACATTGTAACCAAGACAATATACTCAAACCTTCAGTCAATTTGTAATCACCAGTTATCCAGTATGCATGCCAAGGCTGCCCTACACACAGAAAAACCCCAGCCAAGAATAAGGGTTCAAAATAACTCTCTAAAccatgatgaaaaaacacattatattaGTATATACAGACTATTTACAATCTGAAGATAAATAAAGTCTTTCGTGGCTGAAGACCAGATTGTTaggagatgaagaaaaagagagtTGTTACTGAAGATATCAGACCCCCCGTAGACTGCTAAGGTCATTAATCTTGCCAGTGTTCATGGTAAGCTGACATAAAGTTGCACACAGCTGAACTTTGAAGGGAATCAGATTCACAATGTCAATGAAATGAAGTGCATTATATTGTATCTCCTACAGAAATGACTGGAACAATAAATGAACTCTTTAACACAGTGATGATTAAAACATATGTTGACATAAACCAACAGTGTTTTATTACTTTGTCAAACCTTTTATCTTCATGCATGACTATGACTGAACCTCATATTCTGTTCtccttcactttttaaaattttttatatttccctCCATCTGCAGCTATCATTTATAGTGCGCATCGTTCCCAGTCCGGACTGGTTTGTGGGTGTGGACAGTGTTGACCTGTGTGATGGGGAGCACTGGAAGGAGAGTGTGACGCTGGAGCTTTTCCCATATGATGCAGGAACTGACAGCGGGTTCACCTTCTCATCTCCTAACTTTGAAACCATCCCACAGGACAAAATCAGCCAGGTGAGTCAAGAGCAACACAGCTGTAATCCAAACTGAAAATCCCAGCTCAGAGCACAGATGCAAATTTTGAAGCTGAGGCAGTCAGAAAAGTGTGCATTGTATTCTACCAAACTTTATACGCTTTGCTTCTTATGGCAAAATTGTAAATGAAATCATTAGTCGAGCTTAAATATAAAGCAAGTGTCAAGATCTACTGAGAGTTAGAGGCAAGTAATGACAATTTGCATTTATATCAGCACTCTATAAGCACATTTCCATTCACCCAATGTTATTTCTTGTCCATTTTTCCCCATCAATAGATCACCTCCTCTTTTCCTAGCCACCCTGCCAATTCCTTCTTTTACCCCCGCCTGAAGCACCTACCACCCATTGCCAAGGTCaccctgacaaaaaaaaagaagacgaatCAGATCATCAGTCTGCCAGTGGAGCCCACCCAATCCAACCTTCTGCCAACAGGAAATGAGATTGAAGAGAAGCTCATAAGTAAGTCTGACAAAAATTTCAGAATGACTCTGTTCGTGTGACACATATCAAAaggaacaaattaaataaaatcaaactataGCATGCTCCATGCTTTGCTAAAAAGAGAGCTAAACAAAAGACTAGGAATTTAAGCATTTGGGAAACATCAAACGTCACACTTCCCATTCGAAGTAGAAACTGGAGAAGCCAAATGAATGCAGGGCATCAGAATATCCTGAGGAAAAGGCTAAATACATGAAAGATCACTTCATAAAACTAAGTGGTTATTACACACCTAGATCCTGTAACTAAATGTGATGCTAAGATTTAAATCCATAAAGGATGAGCTGAAATTACTTGGCTTCGAGACTATTCAAGGCCCAGTTTAAGTAATTCACTGTAATAATAAGAAGTCCAGCAGGGCGTAGAATGAGAATGTCTCAAAAGCCAACAATGCTGTCATCAGAAAGCCTTTTTGTAAGAGTGATGTTGACAGAATGAGAACAGATGACCTTTCTAAAAgctcaaacattaaaaaaatctaaacttacCACAAAACTCCAAACAGATGACCAGAATTGgttttatgaaaaaaagagCAGACAGCATGTCAAGCTGGCAAAGGAGCTAACAGCGTGGTAGTCAGATTCACTGTTGAGTGTGACCGTTAAAGTTTGAGTCAGCATCACAAAATACAAGCCAGTTCCCTTGACAACCCATCAACAAACAGCAGAGAATGGCCAACAATCTGTTGGGGTTTCCTGCCCTGCTCCCAATGCTCCATCCTGGCCCTCCGTCTGTTTATCCAGCCCCTCACCTTTACTTCTTCTCTATGTTCTCTCTCTGGAGCTTTCTTCAACGATTCGCAATCGTCTGCTGCTGATTTATCTGTAAAACACTGTCCTGATGTACAGTCAGAGCCAAGCACTTTTGCGTCTTTGTCATTAATGGACACACAGCTTGAAAGGATACATCAAAATCAGCCTTGACTTGACATTCGTATTCAACCCCTCCATCCGACCATGGTTCCATGCAGCTTCCGTACCACCTCCGATCAGTCTGCTTTTCCACTTTCTAACCCACAACTGTGATTCATATCAACTGTACTTAAGCTGACAGCTCAGCTGGCTGATGCAGCTAAGCGAGTTCATTATGCTGGTCAAAGAGGGTGAAAGCAAGACAGAGCTTGAGATTTCCATGATTACAGCATTCATTAAGTTAACTGACCAATGACAGCCAACTTTTTCCATCGGCTACAGTTGAAGTGCCCTTTCACAAGGAGTAAAATCCCTATTTGTAGTTTACTGTAAGGCAGGATTATACTAAGAGCTTGCAGATTCAGCAGAGACTCGCTCAATAAATGAAggtgaaaaaaatttaaagtaacTTGCACAACCACTGGCAAGGATTTATTAAGGGTTTATAAGGGTTATTTATAAGGAGCTGTACGTTCCAACATTTACTCTGAGcccctataattattttatttgttttttaaaacacagctgTTTAAAGGGCAGCAATATTCCCAATTATAACATATCCCccttctttatatttaaaattgttAAAGGAAAGTCAAGCATCCTCTTACAAAATCCCAACTTCCAAACACAgagcagagagagacagagagagagagagagaaagagcagaaaagaataaatggacaaaaaccacacttgCAATTATGATGACCCACCTATTCCTCTGTATGCAGACACCCCTCTGGACTGTGAGGTGTCACCGTGGTCTCCGTGGGGATTGTGCAAAGGCAAGTGTGGAGACTCAGGTGTGCAGCACCGAACTCGCTACGTCATAATGCACCCTGCAAACAATGGAGCAGcctgccccctgctggaggaagagagaaagtgCTTCCCAGACAACTGCTTATGACTAGGCCAGGACAGGAGggagaagaaagagaggaaggagaggagaaagaagaaagagagaaaagggaggAAGGGACGAAGACgtacaaaaaacaataaaagag is part of the Melanotaenia boesemani isolate fMelBoe1 chromosome 7, fMelBoe1.pri, whole genome shotgun sequence genome and harbors:
- the spon2b gene encoding spondin-2b; protein product: MDIMKKVLSFTEALYSLLVMMLTLGRCIRSMPVPTDVPMCTASETAQYSLTFTGKWTQAAFPKQYPVYRPPAQWSNLIGVTHSSDYHMWQRNEFASNGVREFAEKGEAWTIMKEVETAGERIQSVYGILSAPAVVGGTGQMNTEFEVFARHSYLSFIVRIVPSPDWFVGVDSVDLCDGEHWKESVTLELFPYDAGTDSGFTFSSPNFETIPQDKISQITSSFPSHPANSFFYPRLKHLPPIAKVTLTKKKKTNQIISLPVEPTQSNLLPTGNEIEEKLINTPLDCEVSPWSPWGLCKGKCGDSGVQHRTRYVIMHPANNGAACPLLEEERKCFPDNCL